A region from the Ptychodera flava strain L36383 chromosome 10, AS_Pfla_20210202, whole genome shotgun sequence genome encodes:
- the LOC139142059 gene encoding serine/arginine repetitive matrix protein 2-like has translation MSRIAASGERRSSSLHQRGPANRRAVAMARSMHERSELTRLGHRRNSVDNRVRNLSSQRHRVTSVRDSVKGRSPMMARSSGNQSGVRRSVSHIRRTIRDGQRRAVISRQRLGQRRTIAVEMRRSALDRRSALNRRNADTTRRATTMTRQASRSQVDRRSVQRVRSNVERRMLDVSRTRLGNTRIRTTTRRSAVERRARYDHRRLPLRSDLNRGMVASNREIRERRSVQINRRSLRDRRVAPTSNARRVAVGSATGGLIREAVRTYSVRHDLTRRNTEPVRRVAERRARALTRRVTSNTRRVAVNSEPAVARRTTVGYRRNASMGRRLAPVSQRHAVRAVVQLHKAGESSGITIVLSVEEPDLTTSNATATTIKDSNADSEFVPQEKVMFADEDVDVAVSEKNTYQFVEGSTLQSTGVFVTSNFTELNFPEPVFVKANHTAWENEPLRIDRLLATAMPASVI, from the exons ATGAGTAGAATTGCCGCGAGTGGAGAGCGACGTTCAAGCTCTCTTCATCAACGCGGCCCTGCCAACCGACGTGCGGTGGCGATGGCCAGATCGATGCATGAAAGAAGCGAACTGACGAGACTTGGACACAGAAGAAATTCAGTCGACAACAGGGTAAGGAACTTGTCAAGTCAGCGGCATAGAGTAACTTCCGTACGAGACAGCGTTAAGGGAAGATCACCTATGATGGCGAGATCCAGTGGTAACCAATCCGGGGTAAGACGGAGTGTTTCACATATCCGACGCACGATCAGAGATGGGCAAAGGCGCGCAGTCATTTCTCGACAACGACTCGGCCAACGCCGGACGATTGCAGTCGAAATGAGAAGATCTGCTTTAGACCGAAGGAGTGCGCTGAACCGGCGGAATGCGGACACAACCAGACGTGCGACCACCATGACTCGGCAGGCGAGCAGATCACAAGTCGACCGACGGTCTGTCCAAAGAGTCAGGTCAAACGTTGAGCGGAGAATGTTGGATGTCTCGCGAACGAGACTGGGAAACACTCGAATCAGAACGACAACCCGGCGATCTGCCGTAGAACGAAGGGCGAGATATGACCATAGAAGACTTCCGTTGAGATCTGACTTAAATAGAGGAATGGTTGCTTCTAATAGAGAAATCAGAGAAAGGAGATCGGTccaaatcaatcgtcgttctcTACGGGATCGAAGAGTGGCGCCAACGTCAAACGCGAGGCGCgttgcagtcggcagtgcaacAGGTGGTTTGATCAGAGAAGCCGTCAGAACATATTCGGTGAGACACGATTTAACCAGACGCAACACTGAACCAGTGAGGCGAGTAGCCGAACGGAGAGCGAGGGCTTTGACCCGCCGAGTCACAAGTAACACAAGACGAGTTGCCGTCAATTCTGAACCTGCCGTCGCCCGACGAACGACCGTCGGCTACCGTCGTAACGCATCAATGGGCAGACGTCTTGCGCCTGTATCGCAACGCCACGCAGTCAGGGCAGTTGTTCAACTCCACAAAGCCGGCGAAAGCTCGGGCATCACGATAGTCCTGTCGGTGGAAGAACCAGACCTAACAACTAGCAACGCCACTGCAACAACAATTAAG GACTCGAACGCAGACTCGGAGTTTGTCCCCCAAGAGAAAGTGATGTTCGCGGACGAGGATGTCGACGTGGCAGTATCGGAGAAAAACACCTATCAATTTGTTGAAG GTTCTACCTTACAAAGTACAGGCGTCTTCGTCACCTCCAATTTCACTGAGCTGAATTTCCCTGAACCAGTGTTCGTCAAGGCAAACCACACAGCCTGGGAAAACGAGCCACTGCGCATCGATCGTCTCCTAGCAACGGCGATGCCCGCGTCAGTCATCTGA
- the LOC139142061 gene encoding 5-methyltetrahydropteroyltriglutamate--homocysteine methyltransferase-like codes for MALKTTVIGSYPKPDNLKLPNWFETTDYWPTDYTKTFDEFQDEELEKEVKAATREVIDEQIKAGIDVITDGEISRECYVFHFCRKVEGFDFANLILKTYRNGALKAPLPRIVSKIGPGSDEDWAAREWKQAQELSSVPVKYTIPGPMTIIGSTHNDFYTDVAELSKDLVKQVNRQIRGLAQAGCRHIQLDEPVMVRNPDIAAEYGIDHAAQCFEGVGPEVTKTVHLCCGYPLHLDQTDYLKADRQVYFRLADQLDNAGFDAISIEDAHQHNDLKLLEQFKKSKVVFGVIAIANSRVETVEEIRNRLGEALQHIPADRLIVAPDCGLGFLPRDILRQKITNMVSAAKSFP; via the exons ATGGCTCTCAAAACCACCGTCATCGGTAGCTACCCGAAACCTGACAATTTGAAGTTGCCGAACTGGTTCGAGACAACCGATTATTGGCCGACCGATTACACGAAGACATTCGACGAATTCCAGGATGAAG AGTTGGAGAAGGAAGTCAAGGCGGCCACCCGAGAAGTTATCGATGAACAGATTAAAGCGGGCATTGATGTTATCACAGATGGCGAGATTAGCAGAGAGTGTTACGTGTTTCACTTTTG TCGCAAGGTGGAAGGTTTTGATTTCGCCAACTTGATTTTAAAAACCTACCGCAATGGCGCCCTCAAGGCTCCCCTTCCCCGGATCGTAAGTAAAATAG GCCCAGGAAGCGACGAAGATTGGGCAGCCAGGGAATGGAAGCAAGCTCAG GAATTATCAAGTGTGCCAGTGAAGTACACGATACCCGGGCCCATGACGATAATAGGATCCACGCACA ATGATTTCTACACGGACGTGGCGGAGCTCAGTAAAGACCTCGTCAAGCAAGTAAACAGACAGATAAGGGGACTAGCACAGGCAG GTTGTCGCCACATACAACTCGATGAGCCAGTCATGGTAAGAAACCCGGATATTGCAGCTGAGTATGGCATAGATCACGCAGCCCAGTGCTTCGAAGGAGTGGGACCAGAAGTAACCAAAACAGTTCACCTTTGCTGTGGCTACCCTCTTCATCTG GACCAAACAGACTACCTGAAAGCTGACCGCCAGGTCTATTTCCGGCTGGCAGATCAGTTAGACAATGCAGGGTTTGACGCAA TTTCTATTGAAGACGCACATCAACACAACGATTTGAAATTATTGGAACAGTTTAAGAAGTCCAAGGTTGTCTTTGGAGTCATTGCCATCGCCAATAGCCGTGTCGAGACAGTGGAGGAGATTCGTAATCGACTCGGCGAGGCGCTCCAGCATATACCAGCCGACCGTTTGATAGTTGCCCCCGACTGCGGGCTGGGCTTTCTCCCCAGGGACATCCTTCGGCAGAAGATTACAAATATGGTCAGCGCTGCCAAGTCTTTTCCTTGA